A stretch of the Lytechinus variegatus isolate NC3 chromosome 5, Lvar_3.0, whole genome shotgun sequence genome encodes the following:
- the LOC121415047 gene encoding phosphorylated adapter RNA export protein-like encodes MAAFTQRQTTPKKKDLPRGSIRKFELSDEDDSSDQSDSEDEQSWKRRKTAPALSLSESSFYRDQQKQGKSSERPDYRSSRMKDGDRGVVTVGKRRKNNIWGSVAVEQNQEAVEREITHFGVDQVMERDVESYSYKDTEQLPLGVATNIPPGDDVIKGRKLVKAVGEDEDDAWLADDPPRHSEQEEEDLERPHDDLREKLKKRGSMVADRFRRSNVKSRLGTHSDNTEQVILMKKVEIDPSAEKKVIAGQLAFSLQEPKRELILRIVKILGVEKALQIWKQTEEIENDGGMMIANRTRRRSPGGVFIQLMKTDPDISKETIKDIFAEEKKIFEAERKKRRRHTRKSAAFHKDGDDHPGNREEEMEEAGFEGDGEAVGEMDMRDDRVPKLDDEPCVNEMEPMPDEPSNLDPLDCGVPLRQKECSDIKEDNDNMMFPKLEDIPQRNEDSDPEDGEVLDDD; translated from the exons ATGGCAGCCTTCACACAGCGTCAAACAACACCTAAAAAGAAAGATTTACCGAGAGGGAGCATTAGAAAGTTTGAACtgagtgatgaagatgattcaAGTGATCAGAGTGACAGTGAGGATGAACAGTCCTGGAAGCGTCGAAAGACAGCACCTGCCTTGTCCTTGTCTGAGTCTTCATTCTACAGGGATCAGCAGAAGCAGGGAAAGAGTTCTGAGAGACCAGACTACAGGTCTTCAAGGATGAAAGATGGAGACAGAGGAGTGGTTACAGTAGGGAAGAGGCGGAAGAACAACATCTGGGGTTCTGTAGCTGTAGAGCAGAACCAGGAGGCCGTCGAGAGGGAAATCACACATTTTGGAGTTGATCAGGTCATGGAACGGGATGTGGAGAGCTACAGCTACAAAGATACAGAACAGCTCCCTCTTGGTGTAGCCACAAACATTCCTCCTGGAGATGATGTCATCAAGGGTAGAAAGCTGGTGAAGGCAGTAGGAGAGGATGAGGATGACGCTTGGCTTGCAGATGATCCACCAAGACATAGTGAGCAGGAGGAAGAAGACCTAGAAAGACCACATGATGATCTTCGGGAAAAATTAAAGAAGCGTGGCTCCATGGTTGCTGACAGGTTCCGGCGCTCCAATGTAAAGAGCAGGCTTGGAACTCATTCAGACAATACTGAACAGGTCATCCTGATGAAGAAGGTGGAGATTGACCCCAGTGCTGAGAAAAAGGTAATCGCAGGTCAGCTTGCTTTCAGCCTCCAAGAGCCAAAGAGAGAACTTATTCTGAGAATAGTCAAGATTCTTGGAGTCGAGAAGGCACTTCAGATATGGAAGCAAACAGAGGAGATTGAAAATGATGGAGGAATGATGATAGCG AACCGAACAAGGCGGCGATCACCGGGTGGGGTATTTATCCAGCTGATGAAGACAGATCCAGACATCTCCAAAGAAACCATCAAGGACATCTTCGCAGAAGAGAAAAAGATCTTTGAAGCAGAGCGGAAGAAGAGGAGAAGGCACACCAGAAAGTCGGCAGCCTTCCACAAGGATGGGGATGATCACCCTGGAAACAGGGAGGAAGAGATGGAGGAAGCAGGATTCGAGGGAGATGGAGAGGCTGTTGGTGAAATGGACATGAGGGATGATAGAGTTCCGAAGTTAGATGATGAACCATGTGTGAATGAAATGGAGCCAATGCCGGATGAACCATCAAACCTTGATCCTCTGGATTGTGGAGTACCCCTGCGTCAGAAGGAGTGCAGTGATATCAAAGAGGACAATGATAACATGATGTTCCCAAAGCTAGAAGACATCCCACAGAGGAATGAAGACTCTGATCCAGAAGATGGAGAAGTTTTAGATGATGATTGA
- the LOC121415048 gene encoding uncharacterized protein LOC121415048, with translation MNCVLAIVCFLACLSLLEAQSTGGSSGEMSSVGNMGGLGGGGNMNDNDYDTNEIETNELDNEMESNYNAGMPNLFGNGASNLADSGTTGGQKAGIVIGTILLVALIAGGAFYFIKRR, from the exons ATGAACTGTGTATTAGCTATTGTCTGTTTCCTCG CTTGCCTTTCCCTCCTGGAAGCCCAGTCTACTGGTGGCTCGTCTGGCGAGATGTCATCCGTTGGTAATATGGGTGGCCTTGGTGGAGGTGGTAACATGAACGATAACGACTACGACACCAACGAGATCGAGACCAACGAGCTCGACAACGAGATGGAAAGTAATTATAACGCGGGCATGCCCAATCTATTCGGTAACGGCGCCAGTAACCTTGCTGACAGCGGGACGACGGGTGGTCAGAAGGCTGGCATCGTCATCGGTACCATCCTCTTGGTCGCCTTGATAGCTGGCGGTGCCTTCTATTTCATCAAAAGGCGCTGA